The Streptomyces sp. WZ-12 genome segment TCGAAGTCCTGGGCACGCAGCGGGCGTTCGACCTCGACGAGGAGTACGCCCGAGTCGGGCAGGAGTCGATGGGACACGCCTGAACCGGCCGGCAGCGACGTCAACCACGCCACGGCCTCCTCGCGCTCCTGCCCACCGAAGACATGCACGGGGCAGGGCATCAGGAAGCGCGCCAGGCGCGTCGTCTCCCGAATCCAGCCCGCATCGCTGACGACCGCGCAGCCGTCGCACAGCCGCATCGCGGCGGGGGCGACCTTGAGGTCCTCCCAACCGGCGCCCGGTGTGAACGAACGGAACTCCGGCCCGATCTCGCACAGCACGCGCAGGCGTCGCCCCTCCCTGCGGGCCTCATCGACGAGCGGCTTCACCACCGCCTCGTAGTCGGCCTTCGACACCGTGCCGATCGCCTGCACCACGTCGATGCCTGCGGGCGTGTCCTTGGCGTACTTCAGCATGGCGTTCCTCCCTCCGCGAGGGGGCGGAGCTCATTCCCTACGGCCCCTACCGCCCATTATTTCGCGCTCGTGGAAAGTCGGCGTCGCTCTGCGTGGGGTGGTGTGATACCCACGGTGAGTTGGGACGCCCGTCCCGGTTCGACCCGGGGTGCGTCACCGCGCAGCATGGGAGCAGGGAGAGGAAGGCGGGGAACGCCGCCCTCCGCTCCCATGAGGCCCTGGCCCTGGCGCCGCCGTGGATCGGAGCATGATGCAGCCGCCCGAACAGCTCCCGCGACCGGAGCCGCAGTTCTCGGACGACCTGCGGCAGCAGCAGGATGCCGCGGGCGGCCGTTCCCAGGCACAGCTTCAGGCACTGCTGGACGCGGTGCTGGCCATCAGCCGGGAGCTGGAACTGCCGGCGGTGTTGCGCCGGATCGTCACCACCGCCATGGACCTGGTCGATGCCCGCTACGGGGCGCTCGGGGTGCTGCACGAGTCCGGGGAACACCTGGAGGAGTTCATCGCCGCCGGTCTGTCGGAGGAGGAACGCACGGCCCTGGACGGTCTGGAGTTCCCGCGCGGACACGGACTGCTCGGCCACCTCATCCGCCACCCCGAACCGCTCCGCGTCGACGAGATCGGCTGCCACCCGGCCGCGGCGGGCTTCCCGCCCCACCACCCGCACATGCGCACCCTGCTCGGGGTCGCCGTCAGCGTGCGCGGCCGGATCTACGGCGACCTGTACCTGACCGAGCGCCGCGACGGACAACCCTTCGACCTCGCCGACGAGGAGGTCGTCGTCGCGCTCGCCGGGGCCGCCGGCATCGCCATCGACAACGCCCGCCTGTTCCAGCAGGTCCGCGACAGCGCCGAGCAGTTCCAACGCCTCCTGTTGCCCACCCTGCCCGACCTCGCACCGTTCACCGCCGCGGCCGTCTACCGGCCCGCCGCCGCACCCGCCCACCTGGGCGGGGACTGGTACGACGCCGCCTGGCTCCCCGACGGCGCCGTCGGCGTCGTCATCGGCGACGTGGTCGGCCACGACCTGCACGCCGCGGCAGCCATGGCCGCCACCCGCAACATGCTGCGCGCCCTGCTGTACGACCGCTGCACCCCACCGAGCGCCATCCTCACCCAGCTCGACCGCACCCTCCACGCCATCACCGACACCCCGGTCACCACCGCCTGCCTGGCCCGCATCGAACCCGCCGGCGACGACTGGCAGTTGCACTGGTCCACCGCCGGCCACCTCCCGCCCCTGCTGATCACCCCCGACGGCGGAGCCGCATACCTGCACGCCGACCCGGGCATCCCCCTCGGCGTCGACCCCGCCCACCCCCGCTCCGACCACACCCACCCACTGCCCGCGCGCACCACCGTCGTCTTCTTCACCGACGGGCTGATCGAACACCCCGCTCACCACATCAACCAGGACCTCAACGCCCTCCTCCAACTCGCCGCCGAACACGCCGAAGCGCCACTGGACGACCTCGTCCAGGCACTGGTCGACCACCACCCCAGCGACGGCCACGACGACATGGCCCTCCTCGCCCTGCGCACCCCGGACACCCCGCCGGGCCGCCGCGCGGGCGCATGACGGCCATGGCCAGGCTGCTGATCTCCGGTGCGGAACTCGTCGTCCGCCTGGCGTGGTGGGAGAAGGCGGTCGGACGCCACGGCACCGTGCGCGTGCCGGTGACGGCCGTGCGTCGGGTGGCGGTCGAACCCGACTGGTGGCGCGCCCTGCGTGGCAGACGGCGGCGCGGCCTGTGGATTCCCGACACGCTGTGCCTGGGCATCCGGGAGCACGCCGGCGGGCGGGACTTCGTCGCCATCCGACCGCGCAGTCCGGTCGTCTGCGTCGAACTGCGGGCCGCCGCCGCTCCGTTCGGCCTCCTCGCCGTCACCGTCGCGCACCCACAGGCCGCGACGGAACGTCTTCGCCGCCAACTCCCGGACATCGACCCCGCGGACTGGCGACAGGCAATTCCTCCACCACCGGACTCGGCGTGAGAGGGGTGG includes the following:
- a CDS encoding STAS/SEC14 domain-containing protein, which codes for MLKYAKDTPAGIDVVQAIGTVSKADYEAVVKPLVDEARREGRRLRVLCEIGPEFRSFTPGAGWEDLKVAPAAMRLCDGCAVVSDAGWIRETTRLARFLMPCPVHVFGGQEREEAVAWLTSLPAGSGVSHRLLPDSGVLLVEVERPLRAQDFEALAATADDWLRSHDTLAGVVIHARGFPGWENLASLFRHVRCVRGHHRKVERIALAVDGQVAAVAPRLANHLVRSEVRRFAYDELDDALAWAAGTPRPAAEHDAPQP
- a CDS encoding GAF domain-containing SpoIIE family protein phosphatase encodes the protein MMQPPEQLPRPEPQFSDDLRQQQDAAGGRSQAQLQALLDAVLAISRELELPAVLRRIVTTAMDLVDARYGALGVLHESGEHLEEFIAAGLSEEERTALDGLEFPRGHGLLGHLIRHPEPLRVDEIGCHPAAAGFPPHHPHMRTLLGVAVSVRGRIYGDLYLTERRDGQPFDLADEEVVVALAGAAGIAIDNARLFQQVRDSAEQFQRLLLPTLPDLAPFTAAAVYRPAAAPAHLGGDWYDAAWLPDGAVGVVIGDVVGHDLHAAAAMAATRNMLRALLYDRCTPPSAILTQLDRTLHAITDTPVTTACLARIEPAGDDWQLHWSTAGHLPPLLITPDGGAAYLHADPGIPLGVDPAHPRSDHTHPLPARTTVVFFTDGLIEHPAHHINQDLNALLQLAAEHAEAPLDDLVQALVDHHPSDGHDDMALLALRTPDTPPGRRAGA